From the Polaribacter tangerinus genome, the window TTAGAAGAAATGTTGTTGTTGAAGATGCAGTGTTAGATAGTAAAAACTCTTTGGTAATTAAGCAAGCAAATAACAGAACATTTGCTGTACAATTAGTATTAAAAAAAATTCTAGAAACGCTTTAGGTCAAATAGTATATTGCTAATAATTGAAAACAAATGGAAAAATTATCAATTGTAAAAATTGGAGGAAATATTATTGAAGACGAAAATTTACTAAACAAATTTTTAACGTTATTCGCTCATTTGAAAGGAAAAAAAATACTGATTCATGGAGGTGGTAAACGTGCAACAACTATTTCTAAAAAATTAGGAATCGAACCTTCAATGCTAAATGGTAGGCGTATAACAGATGCAGCAACTTTAGAGGTTATTACGATGGTTTACGGCGGATTAATAAATAAAAACATAGTAGCTAAATTACAAGCTTTACAAACAAATGCTATTGGTTTAACTGGTGCAGACGCCAATACTATAATTTCTGAAAAAAGGCCAAAACAAGAAGTCGATTTTGGTTATGTTGGTGATGTAAAAAAAGTAGATCAACTAGCCATTAATAAATTGATGCAAGCAAATTTTACTCCTGTATTCTGTGCAATAACACATGATAACTGCGGACAATTATTAAACACAAATGCTGATACTGTTACGGCTCAAATAGCCATTTCATTAAGTAAAATCTATGAAACTTCTATTTATTATTGTTTTGAATTAAATGGGGTTCTCGAAAACATAAACGATACAAACTCTGTTATTAAAACTATCAACAACAGTACTTACAATAAATTATTATCAGAAAATAAAATTGTAGATGGTATGATACCAAAATTAGAAAACTGTATAAATGCTATTAATAAAGGGGTGCAAAAAGTATACCTTGGTAACACAGATATACTCACAAAAAACAACACTAACTTTACTACAATTTCACTATAAATGGATATTCAGAAACTAACTAATAACGCAATTTCACTTTTAAAAAAATTAATTGAAACTCCTTCTTTTTCATCAGAAGAAACGCAAACAGCACTTTTAATTGAAGAGTGGTTTCAGTGCAATAAAATTCCTTTTAAAAGAACAAAAAATAATGTTTGGGCCACCAATAAATATTTTGATAGCACCAAGCCTACCATTCTTTTAAATTCACATCACGATACTGTTAAGCCCAATTCTGCATATACCAACAACCCTTTTGAAGCTTTCGAAAAAGATGGTAAATTGTATGGTTTAGGAAGTAATGACGCCGGTGGTTGTTTGGTTTCTTTACTGGCAACTTTCTCATATTTCTACAGCAATAAAAAGCTACAATATAACCTAGTAATAGTTGCTTCTGCCGAAGAAGAAAGTAGTGGTAAAAATGGCTTAAACTCAATGTTAAAAATAATACCAAAAATTGACGTTGCTATTGTTGGTGAACCTACACAAATGCATTTAGCCGTGGCAGAAAAAGGCCTGGTTGTGTTCGATGCAAAAATAAAAGGTACTCCTAGTCATGCTGCACACCCCAATAATAACAATGCAATATACAACAGCATACCAGTATTACAGTGGTTTAAAGATTTTTCGTTTGGCAAAACCTCTGCAATTTTAGGTGATGTAAAAATGACTGTTACTCAAATAAACGCAGGTTCTCAGCACAATGTAGTACCTGGCCATGTAGATATGGTTGTAGATGTTCGTGTAAACGATGCGTATACTAATAAAGAAATTGCAGAAATTTTAGAAAGAGAATCTCCTTGCGATGAAATAAATGCAAGAAGTTTACACTTAAACTCATCTTCAATATCACTACATCATCCATTGGTAAAAGCAGGCATTGAAATGGGAAGAAATACATATGGCTCTCCAACGCTCTCCGACCAAGCATGTTTAAGTTGTCAATCTTTAAAATTAGGACCAGGAGACAGTACACGCTCTCATTCTGCGAATGAGTTTATCTACATAAATGAAATCGAAGAAGGTATTAACATTTATATAGAGCTATTAAATCGAGTAATTATTAAAAATGATAATTAGTAATCAATTATAAAAATAACCATCAATAAAAATAAAATACTGAAACTATGAAGTTGTGGGACAAAGGATTTTCTATAGATAAACAAATAGAAAAATTTACGGTAGGAAATGATAGAGAAATAGATATGTATATTGCAAAATATGACATACAAGCATCTATTGCACACGCAAAAATGCTTGCGTCTATTGGTATTATTAGCAATAATGAATTAACTGATTTAGAAAAAGAACTAAAAGTTTTAGCAAGCCATATAGAAAAAGGCACTTTTATAATAGAGGATAATTTTGAAGATGTTCACTCAAAAATTGAATGGGAACTTACAAACAAACTCGGCGAAATAGGGAAAAAAATTCATACCGCAAGGTCTAGAAACGACCAAGTTTTGGTGGCCTTACAACTTTATTACAAAGAAAACTTACTAGAAATAAATAACAAAACTAAAACTTTATTTAACACACTTTTAAATTTAGCAGAAACCCACAAAGACAATCTTTTACCAGGCTATACCCATTTACAAGTAGCTATGCCATCATCTTTCGGACTCTGGTTTTCTGCTTATGCAGAATTGCTGATTGACGATGTTTATGTATTAAATGCTGTAACTAAAATTGTAGATCAAAATCCGTTAGGCTCAGCTGCTGGTTATGGTAGCTCCTTCCCTATTGATAGAGAATTAACAACAAAAGAGCTTCAGTTTAGTACTTTAAAATATAATGTTGTGGCAGCACAACTAAGTCGTGGTAAAAGTGAACGTGCCATTGCTAGTGCTTTTGGTAGTTTGTGTAATACAATGGCAAGATTTGCAATGGATGTTTGCCTTTATATGAGTCAGAATTTTAATTTCATTTCTTTTCCAGATGAACTTACCACTGGAAGTAGTATAATGCCGCATAAAAAAAATCCGGATGTTTTTGAGTTAATTCGTGGTAAATGTAATAAAATTCAGGCGCTGCAAACAGAAATGATTTTAATTACTAATAATTTGCCTACAGGATATCATCGAGATTATCAGTTATTAAAGGAGAATATTATAAATGCTTTTGAAGACTTAAAGGATATATTAGATATTTTTAATCATACTATTAAACAAGTAATTGTAAAAGAAATAGATTTAAATGATGAAAAATATCAATATTTATTTACAGTAGATAGTATAAACAACTTGGTTATTAAAGGTATGTCATTTAGAGAGGCATATCAACAAATTGGTGGTCAAGTACAAAACGGAACTTATAAACCAGATCTTGGTAAACAACACACTCACACCGGAAGTATACATAATCTTTCTATTGATAAGATTCGTGACAAATATCCTAATTAAATCGTAAGACTAACTTTATTTACACCATTATTCTATGTACAGAATAATGGTGTTTTTATTTACGATTTAATGTGAAAATTGATACCAATTGCTGTGCTAAAAACATCTTTTAAACCTACTTCTTTTGAGGTGATTAAATACCATAAATAAGTTTCTACAGTACCCAATTCGAAATAAATATTTACACCATCTAACAATGCATCATTGGTAAAGTTTTTGTGAAAGGATACTCCACCAAATAATGTAAAATGTACTGCATTTGTAATATAATATCCACTTGGGTAAATATCTGGAACCGTTATAAATGAATTATTATTAGTTTCTAAAGTAGTTGTAAAACCAACAATAGGAGAAAAACTGAGCGTTTTGGATATGTTTTTTGTTGTTAGAGAAAAACTATTTTTAAAAGTAACAAGATGAACTGGTTTTGCCTTAGTTATAGACTCAGGTACAAAGCCAAATAGTAATTCTGAAAACCATACTTTGTCTATAACTTCATAACCTACACCAAAAGAAAAAAGACCAATATTACCCGCAAATTGGGTTTTTACATAATCTGGCACATACCAAGGTTTCTTGTTTTTTAAATCAGAAATAATTGGTAATTCATCTTTATAAATACTTTTCTTATTAGAAATATTTTGTGCAGAATACTTTTGATAACACAAAATAACAACAACAATTACAAAGCATATTTTTTTTAATTTCATAACCTAAAGTTCGACCAACGAAACATTAAAAGAATTTTCTGAAACTTCAACTAAACAATATGCAGCTTCTTTTACAGAGGGACCCGTTAAATAACTAACCGTATTTTGTTTAAAATAATAGTTATGAGTGTGCCCATGAGTAGAAAGAGTTACCTTTTGATTTTCTAATATAGAGGTATAAGTTTCTCTCATTTCTTCTGTAAACTGATCTCCATTTGGCGGAATATGAGCAAATACAAAAACCTGATTAGCAGCATTAGAGTTTTCTAATTCTTTTGACAACCACGTAAAATCTGGATTTTTTTTACTCTCCCAAACAATATTGTCAAAAAAAACAAACTTTTTATTATCAAAGTAAAATGAATAATTGAATGATCCAAACATAGCATTGTAAATTTGAGCACCGTTAGACTTATAATCATGATTTCCTATAACAGTTAAATATGGCTTCTTAAGATTATCTATAATATCATAAAAAATCTCATATTCTTTTAAAACAGCTTGCTCTGTCATATCTCCTCCAATAATTACAAATAAAATATCTTCATTTTTATTAATGTCATCAATTACTTTTCTAAAATTTGTGTAGTAATAATGAATATCTGTAATAAAGGCAAACTTAAAACTGTTCGAAGTGGGTTGTAAGTTTTTAATTAAAGTAATGTTTCTTGCAGTGCTATTTTTATCTTCATTTCTAACTTCTGCACCGTAAACCGAATAGTCAAAAACATTATCACACCTAACAAATGTTAGTATAAACCCAATAGATAGTGCTAATTTTACGAATTTCATTCTTTAATTTTTACCCATAAAAAAAAAGTCAAAATTTAATTTAACTTCAGCTACTTTAGGGGATGTTTAATGTATTAAAAGATACTTCTTAACATATTCCAAAGAGTATGCCATAAAGTAAAATAAAATGGTATATTTTCATAAATTAAGGTTATTTTAACAACCACAGGAGCATACTTTACAAGAAAAATGATTTTGGGATTTAATTTGCATGCCTTTAACAAAAAACCTCACCGTTTATGTGAGGTAATTGTTACTTATTATTTAGTAAAAATAAAATTGATTCTATATTAAATTCAACTTATATTTTACATAACTTCTAGCCCAAAGGTTTATTTTCATTGGGTCGGAAATACGGATTCTAGTATCCATAATTTTTTCTGAAGGTACACTGTCTAACTTTTTTAATAATCTTCTGTAATATCTATAAGCCATATACACTCCAAATTTAGCCTCAGATGGTAAGTTTAATATACCGTTTTTAAAAGCAAAATCAAAATCTTCTTCAATTTCATCAATAATAACTTGTTTAGATACTTTGTCTAACTTTCCGAGGTCTATATTAGGAAAGTAAGAACGGTTTAAAACCTCATAATCGTCTTTTAAATCTCTCAGAAAGTTAACTTTTTGAAAAGCTGAGCCTAAACGCATTGCTGGCTCTTTTAGTTTATTAAAAAGTTCATCATCTCCATTTACAAAAACCTTTAAACACATTAAACCTACTACATCTGCTGAGCCATAAATATATTGGTCATATTCCTCTTTTGTAGCATAGGTTGTTTTGTGCAAATCTGCTTTCATACTTTTTAAGAAAGCTTGAACCATTTCATCTGGAATGTTGTATTTATTAACTGTTTGCTGAAATGAATTTAAAATAGGATTTAAACTAATTTTTTGCTCAACTGCTAAATAGTAATCTCTTTCAAAATTCTCCATTAACTGCGCTTTATCAAAATCATGAAAAGTATCTACTATTTCATCTGCAAAGCGAACAAATCCATAAATATTATATATATCAGTTCTTATTTTAGGGGACAACGTATTAACTGCCAAAGAAAAAGAAGTGCTGTATTTTTCAGTAACTAACTTACTACACTCATTAGAAACCTTATCAAATAATGCTTTCATCGGTTACTTATTATTTTTAATAATTAATTCTGTTGCTAACTTTCCAGAAATTAAGGCTGGCGGAACTCCAGGACCCGGAACAGTTAACTGACCTGTAAAGTACAAATTTTTAACTTTACTACTTTTTATTTTTGGTCTTAAAAAAGCAGTTTGTAACAAAGTATTTGCCATACCATATGCATTTCCTTTGTAAGAATTGTATTCTGATTGAAAATCTTTAACACAAAAAGATCGTTTAAAGAGTACGCTACTCTTAACTTCTTGGTCTGTTAATTTTTCAAATCTATCTATAATTTTATGAAAGTACGCTTCTCTTAATTCTTCAGTATCTTCAATACCAGGTGCAATAGGAATTAAAAAAAAGCCAGCCTCTTTTCCTTCAGGTGCAGAGGTAACATCTGTAATTGATGTAAAATTGGCATAAAACAATGGCGATGATGGCCATTTTGGCGCATCATAAATTTCTTCTGCATGGGCATCGAAGTCAGTATCGAAAAATAGTGTGTGATGACTTGCATTTTGAATTTTTTTATCGAAGCCTACATAAAACAATAACGAAGAGGGTGCAAATATTTTTTTACTCCAATATTTTTCTGAATATTGGCGTAAACTTTCATCTAGTAAGGTTTCTGTATGATGATAATCGGCGCCACTTAAAACAAGATTAGTATCAATTTTTTGTCCATTTACCAACAGCCCTGTTACTTGATTATTACTGTCTGTGATAATCTTTTCTACATTCGCATTTACTTCAAAAGTAACACCTAAATTGGTCGCTAAAGAAACCATACCTTCTATAACTTTATACATTCCTCCACGAGGATGCCACGTTCCTAAACCGAAATCTGCATAATTCATAAAATTATAAAACGCCGGTGTGTTACTAGGTTTTGCACCTAAAAAAAGTACAGGAAACTCTAAAATTTTAATAAGCTTTTCACTTTTAATATTTTTTCTAACTTGCTTTCTAATGGTAGAAAAAAATTGAGATACTCTTGCAACAGTTGTAGTTGTAACGAGTTCTAAAGGAGAAACACCTGGCCTATAAACTAGGTCTTTAATGGCAGTTTCGTAATTTGATTTGGCAGAGTCTATAAACTTTTTTAAATGTTTTGAACTCCCTTTCTCTTCTGATTCAAATAACTGATAGATTTCCTCTAACTTATCAGAAATTTTTAGTGAAGAATTTTTACCAAAGTATACTTCATAACCTGGGCTGAGCTTGTCTAAGGTGTAATAATCTGACGGCTTCTTTCCAAAATCAGCAAAAAAACGTTCAAAAACATCTGGCATCCAATACCAAGAAGGACCTAAATCGAAGGTAAATCCTTCTTTTTTAAATTGTCTAGCTCGACCACCTAAAGTGTTATTTTTCTCTAAAACTGTTACTTTGTAACCCTCTTTTGCTAAGTAACACGAGGCTGATAAAGCTGAAAAGCCAGATCCTATAATATATATTTCTTTACTCATTGATGGATATGATTGTTTAACAAATATATTTAAAAATTAAACAATTTGTTTCACTAACATTATTATTATAATTCTTTTAACAAATCGGTCACTGAATCATGAAAAGAAATATTAAAATTATACTTCTTATCTTTAATTTTTATTGTTTTTCTACCAATAGCAATAAATTCATGAGAGGTATCTTTTAAAATTCCTTCAAGCTCATTAAAATAGGCTTCTAATTTATCATCATAAGGTTGAACTGTTAAGGAGGTTATAAAACAAAGTTTTCTATCATTTTCGAAAAAATAACTTAAATTATCTAAAGGTAAACTTTGACCTAAGTAAATTGTATGATTTCCTCTTAACACTAATTCGTAATTTAAATATAGTAGGCCTAAATCATGAATTTCATTTTCTGGTAAAAAAAGTACAAATGTTTTGTTAGAGCTTGGAACACTACTTTGTAAGTTTTCTGTATTGATATGAATTTTTTGAGCAATTAAATTAGATATAAAGTGTTCGTGGGCAGGCATTAAAGTATCTGTTTGCCACAGCAAGCCAATGTGTGTTAAAAACGGAATAAAGACATCTTTAAATATTTCTCGAAATGTTTTTTTGTGTAAAAGCTGATCGTAAGTATTGTTAAACAATACCTTATCGAACTGAAACATCGATAATTTTAAAGTATGAATTGCCTCATCATTAATTGCCGTTGAAAAAGCGAGCTGTCTTGCATGTTCTTTTAATTCTTCTTCAGACATTTTGGCAATCGCAGAAATTTTAAAACCATTATTGTTTAACAACACAATGTTTAAAAGCTTTTGTAAATTACTATGTGTATAATATCTAATATTGGTCTCTGTTCTTTTTGGCTCTAATAAACTATATCTTTTTTCCCATATTCTTATAGTATGCGCCTTTATACCAGAAATATTCTCTAGGTCTTTAATAGTAAAATCTTCTTTAATATTGTTCAATGTATTTTTTTTTTAGTTAAACAAATGTAGCAGTTTTTTATAAATTACAAGTTATTTTAGCATAATTGTAACATTTTTATGAAATTGTATACTAATAGATAACTAGCTAACAAAAACTAAGTGCATCAAGATTTAGAGAAAAAATTTTTAGAAGACTTTGAAATCAATCAAAATATTGTTCATAAAATCTGTCGTGTTTACACCACAGATGACGATTCTCACAAAGATTTATTTCAAGAAATAACCATACAAGTCTGGAAAAACTATCCGAAATTTCGTGGAGATTCGAAGTTTAGTACATGGCTTTATAGAGTTGCGTTAAATACAGCTATTTCTTTGTATAGAAAATCTACTCGAACAATTAAAACACAAAACTATAGCGATTTAGCTTATAAGATTGAAACCAAAGGATATGATGCTACTCAAGATGAGCAATTGAAAGCGTTATACAGCGCAATTCATAGGCTAAATGATATAGATAAAGCGCTGATATTTTTATATCTTGAAAATAAAAACTATGATGAAATCTCTGAAACTCTAGGAATTACTAGTGTAAACGCAAGAGTAAAAATGAATAGAGCTAAAGAAAAAATAAAAAATATTTTAAACTCATAGAAATGGATGTATTAGATAACTATAAAAAAGCTTGGAAAGATCAGACTGATAGTAGTACCAAATTATCTGCTTCAGAAATTTATAAACTTGCACACTCTAATTCATCCTCTATTGTAAAATGGATTTTTATTATTGGACTATTGGAGTTTATCTTATTAAATTCTCTGTATCTATTTGTAGATTTAGAAGATGCAAATAAAACTTACTCAGATTTAGGTATTGTCGATATTGTGTGGTACTCTCAAATTATTTGTTACCTAGTACTTTTTTACTTCCTATATCAATTTTACATGAATTATAAAAATATATCTGTTGTAGAATCTACAAAAGGACTTTTAACCAAAATTATAAAAACAAGAAAAACGGTAAGAAACTATGTTATCTTTAATTTAGCGTATGTTGTTTTTGTTATTGTAACTGTTACTTCAGCCGTTCTTTTTAATAGCAACGAATATCCATTTAACACATCACAAAGTATTTGGTTTGTTTTAATAATGTTCTTTATAACAATTATTTTTGTGGGGTTATTTTATCTTTTTTACCAACTTCTTTACGGAATACTACTTAAAAAATTACATAAAAACTACCGAGAAATTGCGACTCTTGATGATAAATAAAGAACTTTTAAAAATTCTTTAACGTCTCTAATAATTTTTGGTGCATTTGTTCTGTGTAGTTTAAATGTGTTACTATTCTAATTCTTCCCTCTCCCATAGGTGTTAGTAAAATATTTTTCTCACGCATTTTAAGTATAAAGTTTGTGTCACCAATGTTGCTATCAACATAAAAAATAACAATATTAGTTTCTACTGGTGCTACTTTTGTAACATAAGAAACAGCTGATAATACAGCTGCAATTTCTTTAGCTTTCTTATGATCTTCTGCAAGTCTATCTACATGATAGTCTAAAGCATATATACCAGCAGCTGCTAAAAAACCGACTTGCCTCATGGCGCCTCCAAATAATTTTCGCACTCGTAGCGCCTTAGAAATATGCTCTTTAGAACCTAATAATACAGAACCAATTGGGGCCCCTAAACCTTTAGAAAGGCAAATAGAAATAGTATCAAATAATTTTCCGTATTGAACTGGATTTTCATTTTTGGCTACTAAAGCATTAAATAATCTAGCTCCGTCCAAATGAAATGCCAAATTATTACTTGTAGCAACTTTTTGTATTTTTTCTAACTCCGAAAATTGCCAACAAGCTCCTCCTCCTTTATTTGTGGTATTTTCTATACAAACTAAACTAGCATTTGGCACATGAATATCTGATCTTCCTGCAACAGAATATTCTAACTGATCTGCAGTAAACATGCCTCTTTTTCCATCTATCAACTTACAAGTTACACCAGAGTTAAAAGCCGCTCCACCACCTTCATAATTATAAACGTGCGCATATTTATCACAAAAAAGCTTATCTCCTGGGCGAGTATGAATATTTATTGCTGCCTGATTTGCCATCGTACCGGATGGAAAAAACAATGCAGCTTCCATTCCAAAAAGCTTTGCCATTTTTTCTTGTAAAGCATTTACAGTCGGATCGGCATTAAAAACATCATCTCCAACTTTTGCCTGCATCATGGATTCTAACATTCCTTCTGTTGGTTTTGTAACCGTATCAGAAATTAAATCTATAATCATTTATCTAGTATTTAGAAAAAATTAATAACTACCAATTGGCGAACCATCTGGTATTTGTGGTGCTTTATTCTTTTGAAAGCTAGCTGGGTTTTTCTCAAAATCATCAATCATCTTTATTAAAGAAACATTATATACTTTCTGAATGCCCGTTTTTGTGGTGTTTTTTAGAAACAACTTAATATTTTCTAGTTTAGCTCTTATAATAGCATTTACCTGGTAATATTGTTGTTTATTATTAGCTAAGTAAAACAACTGCTCTAGCACTTTAACATTTATTACATGCTGCAACTCCTGATAATAGGTGTCTTTATGTTGCTTTTTTAAAGTTTTTGCAACTAATTCGTCTATTAACTCTTCTAATCCTAACTGACTTTTCTGCAAACTTTTATGATTTACAAGTCTCGACATTCTTTGTGGGTGCAACAATAAGTCTAAAGTCATTTCAGCAGCAGTTTCTACAGCTCCAAAAGCATCAAATTCTACTCCTAAATTACTTTTAAAAGATTCTCTTGTTCTTCCATACCCAATAGCTCTTGGTGGAAATAAAGAAAGTTTATCTTTAGGTATGGCTATTTCATCTAATTGTAACGTTTGCAAAACTGCTTGTAAAGCAACACGTTCTGTAGTTCCAGAAATGCGTTTAACAACTGTTTGATTTCCTCCTTTTACAGCATAAGAGTAATCTAAACCACCAATTAATTTTGTAGTTGCCTCTGTTTGGTATCTGTGGAAAAAATATAGAGGAACAAAAACATCCTCTAAAACACTGTAAGGTTCATTATCTTTAATATTGTCTGTTGAAAAATTAGCAATTGCATTTTTTCTGATTTTTAAAACCGAATATAACTCATCGTGAATATTAGCTCCGTTATCCCATAAGTGAGCTGCTGAACTTGCACTTCCTTGTGATCTAGCATCTTGGTCCGACAAGTATTTTAATCCTTTTCGAGTAGCTTCTTCTAAAATAGTGTTAAGTGCTTTGTCTTCGTTGATATCCTCAGGGAAATCTTGATAAAAATACTGAACAATAACTTTATCCCATTCTCCAATCTTAGTATCGTAAGCATCAGAAAAATCTATAGTTCCATCACTTTTTAACCTAAATTTCGGATGCGGGTAATCCATTACCGAACTTCTTCCGTTTGTGCTTGCTGCAAAATTATGAGCAAAACCTAAAGTATGTCCGATTTCATGGGCAGATAGTTGCCTTATTCTAGCTATTGCCATTTCCAACGCATGAGTATCGTTAACCTTATTATTTTTGTAAGGCGCTTCTAGTGCCTGTGCTATAAGAAAATCTTGACGAATTCTTAAACTTCCCAAACTTACGTGGCCTTTTATAATCTCTCCAGTTCGAGGGTCTGAAATGCTCCCACCATAACTCCAACCTCTTGTAGATCTGTGAACCCATTGCACTACGTTATATCTTACATCTAAAGGGTCTGCGCCTTCTGGTAACATTTTAATCTGAAAAGCATTTTTATATCCTGCAGCCTCAAATGCTTGGTTCCACCAACTTCCTCCCTCTAAAAGTGCCGTTCTAACAGGCTCGGGTGTTCCATTATCTAAATAATAAATAATTGGTTTTATAGGTTCAGAAACCTTGGTACTCGGGTTCTTTTTTTCTAACCTATGTCTATAAATAAATTGCTTTTTTATAGATTCATTTACAGGAGAGGCATAATCTAAATAAGACATTGCATAACCACCAGACCGAGTATCGAATTTTCTAGGTTTGTAATTCGTATCTGGTAGTGCCACAAAAGAGTGATGTTGATGAACAGTTAAAAGGTTGGCGTTGGGCGTTACACTTCTTATACTATATCCTTTCGGACTTCCTTTAAAAGTTAGCATTACATCAAACTCAACATTTTTAGGAAATGCTTTGGTTCGCTCTAGATTAAAAGCAGACCTAGAAAAATCTAAATTGTAATTACCCTGTCCTTTTCTAGATAAAGTAGTAGAAACGCCATGGGCATCTCTCATTAAAAAAGAGCTAGCATCTACTAAAAAAATGCCGCTTTTTTCTTCTTTAATTACAAAGCCATGAAGAACAGATTTTGCAAAAGCTTCTTTTACAGACTGTTTCTCTAGGGTATTGTTTGTAATTGCTCTGTAGTTTAAATTTGGCTGAATTAACAGTAACTTGTTTCCAGCTTTCTTAAAAAACACCACTGCTCCGCCGCCTAGCTGACCTCTATCTAGGCCAATATCATTAGAGCCAACACCTTCAGATAAAGCATTTACATATAAAAACTCTGAATTTAATTTTTCAACTTGCAAAAATATTTTATCTGTATTTTCATCGTAATAAAAAGTAAAATATCCCTGAAATTTTGTAATTCCCTTTTGGAGTTTATTTATATTCTTATCAATAAAAAATTGAGAAAAAGTGTTTAACGAAACATAAAATAGTAGTAGGAAAAAAAGCGATTTTTTCATGTGTAAATAATTTTTCTAAAATTATAAAAATCCAACACAGAAACAAAAGAATATTTTAATAAAAAAATAGCTATTTATATATTTTTTAAGAATTTACTGTTAGGTATTTTATGTAAGCTATTTAGATTTGTTTACTTTTGATTTTAACTATGATTACACAAGAACAACTAAAAAATATAGGTGCCAGAATAACCAAACTAAAATCTTATCTAGAGATTGACAAAAAGTTAATTGAAATTGCCAATGAAGAGGAAAAAACGGCAAATCCAGATTTTTGGAATGACCCGAAAGCGGCAGAAATTTTAATGAAAGAACTAAGATTAAAAAAGAAATGGGTAGAAGATTATGAAAAAACAATTTCTTTGTATGAAGATCTTCTAGTACTTTACGATTTTTATAAAGAAGGTGAAATAGAGGAACATGAAATTGAAGTTCAATTTGAAAAAGCAAGTACTTTTTTAGAAGATTTAGAATTTAAAAACATGCTGTCTGAAGAAGGAGATTCTCTTTCTGCAACCATACAAATAAATGCTGGAGCAGGTGGAACAGAAAGCTGTGATTGGGTAGAAATGCTTTCTAGAATGTACACAATGTGGGCCGAAAAGCAAGGCTACAAACTAAAAACACTAAATTATCAGGCAGGAGATGTAGTTGGTATAAAAACAATTACTATAGAAGTTGAAGGAGATTATGCCTTTGGATGGTTAAAAGGTGAGAATGGTGTTCATCGACTAGTTCGTATTTCTCCGTTTGATTCAAATGGAAAAAGACACACAACTTTTGGTGCTGT encodes:
- a CDS encoding RNA polymerase sigma factor; its protein translation is MHQDLEKKFLEDFEINQNIVHKICRVYTTDDDSHKDLFQEITIQVWKNYPKFRGDSKFSTWLYRVALNTAISLYRKSTRTIKTQNYSDLAYKIETKGYDATQDEQLKALYSAIHRLNDIDKALIFLYLENKNYDEISETLGITSVNARVKMNRAKEKIKNILNS
- a CDS encoding MerR family transcriptional regulator, whose amino-acid sequence is MNNIKEDFTIKDLENISGIKAHTIRIWEKRYSLLEPKRTETNIRYYTHSNLQKLLNIVLLNNNGFKISAIAKMSEEELKEHARQLAFSTAINDEAIHTLKLSMFQFDKVLFNNTYDQLLHKKTFREIFKDVFIPFLTHIGLLWQTDTLMPAHEHFISNLIAQKIHINTENLQSSVPSSNKTFVLFLPENEIHDLGLLYLNYELVLRGNHTIYLGQSLPLDNLSYFFENDRKLCFITSLTVQPYDDKLEAYFNELEGILKDTSHEFIAIGRKTIKIKDKKYNFNISFHDSVTDLLKEL
- a CDS encoding phytoene desaturase family protein; protein product: MSKEIYIIGSGFSALSASCYLAKEGYKVTVLEKNNTLGGRARQFKKEGFTFDLGPSWYWMPDVFERFFADFGKKPSDYYTLDKLSPGYEVYFGKNSSLKISDKLEEIYQLFESEEKGSSKHLKKFIDSAKSNYETAIKDLVYRPGVSPLELVTTTTVARVSQFFSTIRKQVRKNIKSEKLIKILEFPVLFLGAKPSNTPAFYNFMNYADFGLGTWHPRGGMYKVIEGMVSLATNLGVTFEVNANVEKIITDSNNQVTGLLVNGQKIDTNLVLSGADYHHTETLLDESLRQYSEKYWSKKIFAPSSLLFYVGFDKKIQNASHHTLFFDTDFDAHAEEIYDAPKWPSSPLFYANFTSITDVTSAPEGKEAGFFLIPIAPGIEDTEELREAYFHKIIDRFEKLTDQEVKSSVLFKRSFCVKDFQSEYNSYKGNAYGMANTLLQTAFLRPKIKSSKVKNLYFTGQLTVPGPGVPPALISGKLATELIIKNNK
- a CDS encoding threonine aldolase family protein → MIIDLISDTVTKPTEGMLESMMQAKVGDDVFNADPTVNALQEKMAKLFGMEAALFFPSGTMANQAAINIHTRPGDKLFCDKYAHVYNYEGGGAAFNSGVTCKLIDGKRGMFTADQLEYSVAGRSDIHVPNASLVCIENTTNKGGGACWQFSELEKIQKVATSNNLAFHLDGARLFNALVAKNENPVQYGKLFDTISICLSKGLGAPIGSVLLGSKEHISKALRVRKLFGGAMRQVGFLAAAGIYALDYHVDRLAEDHKKAKEIAAVLSAVSYVTKVAPVETNIVIFYVDSNIGDTNFILKMREKNILLTPMGEGRIRIVTHLNYTEQMHQKLLETLKNF